A genomic region of Mycolicibacterium poriferae contains the following coding sequences:
- a CDS encoding condensation domain-containing protein, producing MRIGKITVGGLDEWSLTPGAVVSWHPTAEAQDKARQAPVSAVPVSYMQGQHLRNYCDRAAAGLNFSRQIIASCDVAGQCDIAAMDHAVNAYLRRHDTFRSWFRHVGDNEFIRHALEDPADIEFVPIEHGVMTVEQIHEHVVAIPNPLEWGCFTFGVIQNDEFFTFFASMDHVHGDATLIGTTMLEANGMYSALSGGGSALTLPDAGSFDAFCVREREYTADLDVDSPGVQAWIDFAENNDGGFPEFPLPLGDPQESVSSRMTSEVLMDAAQTERFDAACAGAGARFVGGLFACLAQIEHELTGALTYYGLTPRDSRNAGDNFMTQGWFTGLIPITVPIGAASFGEAAWSAQSSFDSGLNMAKVPYYRVLELAPWLKWPQPNFPVSNFLHGGAAPLNAILAAGDMGLADNIGIYPDGRFSYQLTIYIFRYGEGTVMAIMHPDNPVAEKSVTRYLQAMRSVCGQVADIGHWGRVA from the coding sequence TTGCGCATCGGCAAGATCACGGTTGGCGGACTTGACGAATGGTCGCTGACCCCGGGTGCTGTCGTCTCATGGCATCCGACGGCGGAAGCGCAGGACAAGGCCCGGCAGGCGCCGGTCAGTGCGGTTCCGGTCAGCTACATGCAGGGCCAGCATCTTCGTAACTACTGTGACCGTGCCGCGGCGGGTTTGAACTTCTCCCGCCAGATCATCGCCAGCTGTGACGTCGCGGGCCAGTGCGACATCGCGGCGATGGACCATGCCGTCAACGCCTACCTGCGGCGGCACGACACTTTTCGCAGCTGGTTCCGACATGTCGGTGACAACGAATTCATCCGCCACGCCCTCGAGGATCCGGCCGACATCGAATTCGTCCCGATCGAGCACGGCGTGATGACCGTCGAGCAGATTCACGAGCACGTGGTGGCCATCCCGAATCCGTTGGAATGGGGTTGTTTCACGTTCGGTGTCATTCAGAACGACGAATTCTTCACGTTCTTCGCCTCCATGGACCACGTGCACGGGGACGCCACCCTGATCGGTACCACGATGCTGGAAGCCAACGGAATGTATTCGGCGCTCAGTGGCGGCGGATCGGCGCTCACTCTTCCCGACGCCGGCAGTTTCGACGCATTCTGCGTTCGCGAACGCGAATACACCGCGGATCTGGATGTGGATTCACCCGGTGTGCAGGCGTGGATCGATTTCGCCGAGAACAATGACGGCGGTTTCCCCGAATTCCCGCTGCCGCTGGGGGACCCGCAGGAATCGGTGAGCAGCAGAATGACGTCAGAAGTGCTGATGGACGCAGCGCAGACGGAACGTTTCGATGCCGCCTGTGCCGGCGCGGGTGCGCGTTTCGTGGGCGGATTGTTCGCCTGCCTCGCCCAGATCGAGCACGAATTGACCGGCGCGTTGACCTATTACGGGTTGACTCCGCGGGATTCGCGCAACGCCGGCGACAATTTCATGACCCAGGGGTGGTTCACCGGGCTCATCCCGATCACGGTGCCGATCGGGGCGGCGTCATTCGGCGAAGCCGCGTGGTCGGCCCAGTCGTCGTTCGATTCCGGTTTGAACATGGCGAAGGTGCCGTATTACCGGGTGCTCGAGTTGGCGCCGTGGCTGAAATGGCCGCAACCGAATTTCCCGGTCTCGAATTTCCTGCACGGCGGCGCCGCTCCGCTCAACGCCATTCTGGCGGCCGGTGACATGGGCCTGGCCGACAACATCGGCATCTACCCCGACGGCCGGTTCTCGTATCAGCTGACGATTTACATATTCCGCTACGGCGAGGGCACCGTGATGGCCATCATGCATCCGGACAATCCGGTCGCCGAGAAGTCGGTCACGCGTTATCTGCAGGCGATGCGGTCGGTGTGCGGGCAGGTCGCCGACATCGGTCATTGGGGACGCGTCGCCTGA
- a CDS encoding MMPL/RND family transporter codes for MRKLAGVVVRWPWAVIGVWVAMALALPLTFPSLGEMAERHPLVILPSDAPSSVTATKMAEAFGETGSDNLMVVAFINESGLTRDDEAVYRDVVDALRDDITDVVSTQDFISTPQLRQFMTSEDKTTWVLPVSLDGELGTPRSYESFNRVSTIVDHHTATGASGDGLDVYVTGPAATVADLTVAGQQDRLPIEIAIAVLVLGVLLLVYRNPLTMLLPLVTIGSSLLIAQAVVAGYSQLTGSGVSNQSIVFLSAIMAGAGTDYAVFLISRYHDYLRSGAGYDQAVTRAMISIGKVITASALTVGITFLVMSFAQMGVFRTIGVSAAIGIGVAYLAGVTLLPAILVLAGPRGWVKPRRELTARFWRRSGIRIVRRPVPHLVASVLVLALLAGGATLATFNYDDRKAVADSAPSSVGYAALERHFPISQSIPQYVLVQSPHDLRTPQALADLEQMASRIAQLPDVARVMGVTRPLGEVPPEFRATFQAGIVGDRLAAGSAQIGERSGDLNELADGANTLADTLDDVRAQVDEIAPSLQSLIGTFSSVRAEYGGEKLVRDVETAAKLVDSVNKLGLSMGVNFRAVRDMFAWIGPVLTALQGNRVCDANPSCVETRAQFEKVIAARNDGRVDEINQLAGELQGVDDRQSLTATVNKLNDALATLTAAAADLGLDSPAGARAGLADVQDGADRLADGSRQVAGGVDQLVEQIKVMAAGLDQASTFLLTMRAEASGSTMAGFNIPAEVLNAVEFQQAAEAFLSPDGRSARYLVQTELNPFSPEAMDQVNVISDVARGAQPNTTLSDASISMGGFPAALRDTRDYYERDIRFIIIVTLIVVLLTLMVLLRSLVAPFYLVGSVVLSYFAAIGIGVLFFQVLLDQQLHWSVPPLAFVVLVAVGADYNMLFVSRMRDESPHSVRYGVIRTLGSTGGVITAAGLIFAASMAGLLFSSIGIVVQGGFVIGVGILLDTFVVRTITVPAIAALVGTANWWPSKPPQIGPRRSEPRAPAEID; via the coding sequence ATGCGGAAACTAGCCGGCGTCGTGGTGCGCTGGCCCTGGGCCGTGATCGGGGTCTGGGTCGCGATGGCGCTCGCGCTGCCGCTGACGTTTCCCTCGCTCGGCGAGATGGCCGAGCGGCACCCGCTGGTCATCCTGCCCAGCGACGCGCCGTCGAGCGTCACCGCCACCAAGATGGCCGAGGCGTTCGGCGAAACCGGGTCGGACAACCTGATGGTCGTCGCGTTCATCAACGAGTCCGGGCTGACGCGGGACGACGAAGCGGTCTACCGCGACGTGGTGGACGCATTGCGCGACGACATCACCGACGTGGTGTCGACGCAGGACTTCATCAGCACCCCGCAGCTGCGGCAGTTCATGACCAGCGAGGACAAGACGACCTGGGTGCTGCCGGTCAGCCTCGACGGCGAATTGGGCACCCCGCGGTCCTACGAGTCGTTCAACCGGGTGTCGACGATCGTCGACCACCACACCGCCACCGGCGCCTCGGGCGACGGCCTGGACGTCTATGTCACCGGGCCCGCGGCCACCGTCGCCGACCTGACCGTCGCCGGCCAACAGGACCGCCTGCCCATCGAGATCGCCATCGCGGTGCTGGTGCTGGGCGTGCTGCTGCTGGTCTACCGCAACCCGCTGACCATGCTGTTGCCGTTGGTGACCATCGGGTCGTCGCTGCTGATCGCGCAGGCCGTGGTGGCCGGCTACTCGCAGCTGACCGGCTCAGGGGTGTCCAACCAGTCGATCGTGTTCCTCAGCGCGATCATGGCCGGCGCCGGGACGGACTACGCGGTGTTCCTGATCAGCCGCTACCACGACTATCTGCGCTCGGGCGCCGGTTACGACCAGGCGGTCACCCGGGCGATGATCTCCATCGGCAAGGTCATCACCGCGTCGGCGCTCACGGTGGGCATCACGTTTCTCGTCATGAGCTTCGCCCAGATGGGGGTGTTCCGGACCATCGGGGTGTCGGCGGCGATCGGCATCGGTGTCGCCTACCTGGCCGGGGTGACGCTGCTGCCGGCGATCCTGGTGCTCGCCGGGCCACGCGGCTGGGTCAAGCCGCGACGGGAACTGACCGCCCGGTTCTGGCGCCGTTCCGGTATCCGCATCGTCCGGCGGCCGGTACCCCACCTGGTCGCCAGCGTGCTGGTGCTCGCGTTGTTGGCCGGCGGCGCGACGCTGGCGACCTTCAACTACGACGACCGCAAGGCCGTCGCGGACTCCGCGCCCAGCTCGGTGGGTTACGCCGCCCTGGAACGCCACTTCCCGATCAGCCAGTCGATCCCGCAGTACGTGCTCGTCCAATCGCCGCACGACCTGCGCACCCCCCAGGCGCTGGCCGACCTGGAGCAGATGGCCTCCCGCATCGCCCAGCTGCCCGACGTCGCCCGGGTCATGGGCGTCACCCGCCCGCTGGGTGAGGTGCCCCCGGAGTTCCGGGCGACGTTCCAGGCGGGCATCGTCGGTGACCGGCTGGCCGCCGGTTCCGCCCAGATCGGCGAGCGCTCCGGAGACCTCAACGAACTCGCCGACGGGGCGAACACGCTGGCCGACACCCTCGACGACGTGCGTGCCCAGGTCGACGAGATCGCGCCCAGCCTGCAGAGCCTGATCGGCACGTTCTCGTCGGTGCGCGCCGAGTACGGCGGCGAGAAGCTGGTGCGCGACGTCGAAACCGCGGCCAAGCTCGTCGACAGCGTCAACAAGCTGGGCCTGTCGATGGGGGTCAACTTCCGCGCCGTGCGCGACATGTTCGCCTGGATCGGACCGGTGCTCACGGCGTTGCAGGGCAACCGGGTGTGTGACGCCAACCCGTCCTGCGTCGAGACCCGCGCCCAGTTCGAAAAGGTGATCGCGGCCCGCAACGACGGTCGCGTCGACGAGATCAACCAGCTGGCCGGCGAGCTGCAGGGCGTCGACGACCGCCAGAGCCTGACCGCCACCGTGAACAAACTCAACGACGCGCTCGCCACGCTGACCGCGGCCGCAGCCGACCTGGGGCTGGACTCGCCCGCCGGTGCGCGGGCCGGGCTGGCCGACGTGCAGGACGGCGCTGACCGGCTGGCCGACGGCAGCCGTCAGGTGGCGGGTGGCGTCGATCAGCTCGTCGAGCAGATCAAGGTGATGGCGGCCGGCCTGGATCAGGCCTCGACGTTCCTGCTGACGATGCGCGCCGAGGCGTCGGGTTCGACGATGGCCGGTTTCAACATTCCCGCCGAGGTGCTCAACGCCGTGGAGTTCCAGCAGGCCGCCGAGGCGTTCCTGTCCCCGGACGGTCGATCGGCGCGCTACCTGGTGCAGACCGAGCTGAATCCGTTCAGCCCGGAGGCGATGGACCAGGTCAACGTCATCAGCGACGTCGCCCGCGGCGCGCAGCCCAACACCACGCTGTCCGACGCGTCGATCTCGATGGGTGGCTTTCCCGCCGCGCTGCGGGACACCCGCGACTACTACGAGCGCGACATCCGTTTCATCATCATCGTGACGTTGATCGTCGTGCTGTTGACGTTGATGGTGCTGCTGCGCTCGCTGGTCGCGCCGTTCTACCTGGTGGGCTCGGTGGTGTTGTCCTATTTCGCGGCCATCGGCATCGGCGTGCTGTTCTTCCAGGTGCTCCTGGACCAGCAGCTGCATTGGAGTGTGCCGCCGCTGGCGTTCGTGGTGCTGGTGGCCGTCGGCGCGGACTACAACATGCTGTTCGTGTCGCGGATGCGTGACGAGTCGCCGCACAGCGTGCGCTACGGCGTCATCCGCACCCTGGGATCCACCGGCGGGGTGATCACCGCGGCGGGGCTGATCTTCGCGGCGTCGATGGCCGGGCTGTTGTTCTCCAGCATCGGCATCGTGGTCCAGGGCGGGTTCGTCATCGGGGTCGGCATCCTGCTGGACACGTTCGTCGTGCGCACCATCACGGTGCCGGCCATCGCCGCGCTGGTGGGCACGGCGAACTGGTGGCCCTCCAAGCCCCCGCAGATCGGACCGCGCCGGTCGGAGCCGCGGGCGCCGGCAGAGATCGACTGA